In a single window of the Terrirubrum flagellatum genome:
- the guaD gene encoding guanine deaminase: MASFYVQGCFAHAIAPGEIEIVPDGLIAIADDGRIEDVSAPGRPEHEAHAQRAAASGAITKLGPRQMLTPGFVDLHIHAPQWPQAGTALHLSLADWLRGKTFPLEVRYADIAFARRVYDSLVDTLIANGTTTALYFATIHAEASLALAEICLARGQRAFIGKVAMDHPDSCPVYYRDASAAEAIAATSDFIARVASLQGNESKLAQGVITPRFIPSCTDALLEGLGDLAQSTGAAVQTHCSESDWEAGHVRERFGLSDSHCLHRFGLMTRRTVLAHSNFIDDADMALIAERGAGVAHCPLSNFYFANSVFPLRKALEKGLHVGLGTDISGGPSPSMFDACRMAIAASRGLNDGVDPDVAPESRGRPGSSIDFRTAFWLATAGGGQALDAPIGQFKPGYQFDALLLDPDAPGSNVVSFDAEEPEILLQKLIYNAGRANIASVWIGGRQVRGERA, from the coding sequence ATGGCTTCTTTCTATGTGCAGGGCTGCTTCGCCCATGCGATCGCGCCCGGCGAGATCGAGATCGTCCCTGATGGTCTGATCGCCATCGCCGATGACGGTCGGATCGAAGACGTCTCCGCGCCCGGTCGACCGGAACATGAGGCGCACGCGCAACGGGCGGCGGCGAGCGGCGCGATCACGAAGCTCGGGCCGCGCCAGATGCTGACGCCGGGCTTCGTCGATCTCCACATCCATGCGCCGCAATGGCCGCAGGCTGGAACCGCGCTGCATCTCAGCCTCGCGGACTGGCTGCGGGGAAAGACCTTTCCGCTCGAAGTGCGCTACGCCGACATCGCGTTTGCGCGGCGCGTCTACGACTCGCTCGTCGACACGTTGATCGCCAATGGAACGACGACCGCGCTCTATTTCGCGACCATTCACGCCGAGGCGTCGCTGGCGCTCGCCGAAATCTGCCTCGCGCGCGGCCAACGCGCCTTCATCGGCAAGGTGGCGATGGACCATCCCGATTCTTGTCCGGTCTATTATCGCGACGCGTCCGCTGCGGAGGCGATTGCGGCGACCTCCGATTTCATCGCGCGGGTCGCCTCGCTGCAGGGCAATGAGAGCAAGCTCGCGCAAGGAGTGATCACGCCGCGCTTCATTCCAAGCTGCACGGACGCGCTGCTCGAAGGTCTTGGCGACCTCGCGCAATCGACCGGCGCTGCGGTGCAGACCCATTGCTCCGAAAGCGACTGGGAAGCAGGCCATGTGCGCGAACGATTCGGCTTAAGCGACAGCCACTGCCTGCATCGCTTCGGGCTGATGACGCGGCGCACGGTGCTGGCCCACTCTAATTTCATCGATGACGCCGACATGGCGCTGATCGCCGAACGCGGCGCCGGCGTCGCCCATTGTCCGCTGTCGAATTTCTACTTCGCCAATTCCGTCTTCCCACTGCGCAAGGCGCTGGAGAAAGGATTGCATGTCGGGCTCGGCACCGACATTTCCGGTGGGCCCAGCCCATCGATGTTCGACGCCTGCCGCATGGCCATCGCCGCGTCGCGGGGACTGAATGACGGGGTCGATCCCGATGTCGCGCCTGAAAGTCGCGGACGGCCGGGATCGTCCATCGATTTCCGGACCGCCTTCTGGCTTGCAACTGCTGGCGGCGGACAGGCGCTCGACGCTCCGATCGGCCAGTTCAAGCCGGGCTATCAGTTCGATGCGTTGCTGCTCGATCCCGACGCACCAGGCTCCAACGTCGTCAGCTTCGACGCGGAGGAGCCGGAAATCCTGTTGCAGAAGCTCATCTACAACGCCGGCCGCGCCAACATCGCCTCGGTCTGGATCGGCGGCCGACAGGTGAGAGGCGAACGCGCATAG
- the mutM gene encoding bifunctional DNA-formamidopyrimidine glycosylase/DNA-(apurinic or apyrimidinic site) lyase, which yields MPELPEVETVRRGLQPAMEGASFSRVEQRRADLRFPFPERFVERLTGRTVVALTRRAKYLVAELDDGAALIMHLGMSGRFIVLDGKGGSSEPGGFYYEDGRDTTHDHVVFHLSNGATVIYNDTRRFGLMDLASRDSLAVSKHFKGMGIEPLGNEFDGEAVARLFAGKKAPLKAALLDQRLIAGLGNIYVCEALFRAGLSPKKRAGIVADAKGKAKPIAHELAAIIRDVLGEAIEAGGSTLRDYAQTDGSLGYFQHRFRVYDREGEACLKPGCKGAVKRLVQSGRSTFYCGVCQK from the coding sequence ATGCCCGAGCTTCCCGAAGTCGAAACCGTCCGGCGCGGCCTGCAGCCGGCGATGGAAGGCGCATCCTTCTCGCGCGTCGAACAGAGGCGCGCCGATCTGCGCTTCCCCTTCCCCGAGCGTTTCGTCGAACGCCTGACCGGCCGCACCGTCGTCGCGCTGACGCGACGCGCCAAATATCTCGTGGCGGAGCTCGACGATGGCGCCGCGCTCATCATGCATCTCGGCATGAGCGGGCGCTTCATCGTGCTCGACGGCAAGGGCGGATCGTCCGAACCCGGCGGATTCTATTATGAAGACGGCCGCGACACGACGCATGATCATGTCGTGTTCCATCTCTCGAACGGCGCAACGGTCATCTACAACGACACGCGTCGTTTCGGGCTTATGGATCTTGCCTCGCGCGACAGCCTTGCCGTCAGCAAGCACTTCAAGGGCATGGGTATTGAGCCGCTCGGCAATGAATTCGATGGCGAGGCGGTCGCGCGGCTGTTCGCGGGCAAGAAGGCGCCGCTGAAAGCCGCGCTGCTCGATCAGCGCCTCATCGCCGGGCTCGGCAACATCTATGTCTGCGAAGCCCTGTTCCGCGCCGGTCTGTCGCCGAAGAAACGCGCGGGAATCGTCGCCGACGCCAAGGGAAAAGCGAAGCCGATCGCGCATGAGCTCGCGGCGATCATCCGCGACGTGCTCGGCGAGGCGATCGAGGCCGGCGGCTCGACGCTCCGCGATTATGCGCAGACCGACGGCTCGCTTGGTTATTTCCAGCATCGCTTCCGCGTTTATGATCGGGAGGGCGAGGCCTGCCTGAAGCCAGGCTGCAAAGGCGCCGTAAAGAGGCTGGTGCAGAGTGGGCGCTCCACCTTCTATTGCGGAGTCTGTCAGAAATAG
- the soxR gene encoding redox-sensitive transcriptional activator SoxR, producing MTPTAKKSLGRELSVGEVAERAGVAVSTLHFYEQKGLIRSRRSGGNQRRYCREVLRRVAVIKVAQRAGVPLADIGAALSALPDDRPLTAADWRMISTRWRGELDDRIARLMRLRDHLSDCIGCGCLSIESCPLRNPRDELGEHGAGPRLLDPV from the coding sequence ATGACGCCGACGGCGAAAAAATCTCTGGGGCGGGAGCTTTCGGTCGGCGAAGTGGCGGAACGCGCCGGCGTCGCCGTTTCGACCCTGCACTTCTATGAGCAGAAGGGGCTGATCCGCAGCCGCCGCAGCGGCGGCAACCAGCGGCGCTATTGCCGCGAGGTGCTGCGCCGGGTGGCGGTGATCAAGGTCGCGCAGCGCGCCGGCGTGCCGCTGGCTGATATCGGCGCGGCGCTGTCAGCCTTGCCGGACGATCGGCCGCTGACGGCGGCGGACTGGCGGATGATCTCGACTCGCTGGCGCGGGGAACTCGATGATCGCATCGCGCGTCTGATGCGCCTGCGCGATCACCTCAGCGACTGCATTGGCTGCGGCTGTCTCTCGATCGAATCCTGTCCGCTGCGCAATCCGCGTGACGAGCTTGGCGAACACGGCGCAGGTCCGCGCCTGCTCGATCCCGTATGA
- a CDS encoding NAD(P)H-dependent oxidoreductase, with protein sequence MPDRIRTALIYGSARDGRFCDTVARWAAKEIAARPDFALDLVDPRIAAHHRSSGDLFADLSPLRGAIAEADAYVVVTPEYNHSFPASLKHLIDSFFEEWRAKPVAFISYGGLSGGVRATEHLRHVFAELHAVGIRDGVSFAYARARFDEAGEPREAEAAREAMRVMLDRLAWWANALRSARATTPYARTA encoded by the coding sequence ATGCCAGACAGGATAAGAACGGCGCTGATCTATGGCAGCGCGCGCGACGGTCGTTTTTGCGACACGGTCGCAAGGTGGGCGGCGAAGGAGATCGCGGCTCGACCCGACTTCGCGCTCGACCTCGTCGATCCCAGGATCGCCGCTCATCATCGCTCATCGGGCGATCTGTTCGCGGATCTCTCGCCGTTGCGCGGCGCGATCGCCGAGGCCGACGCCTATGTCGTCGTGACGCCGGAATACAATCACAGCTTCCCGGCGTCATTGAAGCATCTCATCGACTCCTTCTTCGAGGAATGGCGGGCGAAGCCCGTCGCCTTCATCAGCTATGGCGGGCTGTCCGGCGGCGTCCGTGCGACGGAACATCTTCGTCATGTCTTCGCGGAGCTGCATGCGGTCGGCATCCGCGACGGCGTGAGCTTCGCCTACGCCCGCGCGCGTTTCGACGAAGCCGGCGAGCCGCGCGAAGCGGAGGCGGCGCGCGAGGCGATGCGCGTGATGCTCGATCGCCTCGCCTGGTGGGCGAACGCGCTGCGCAGCGCCCGCGCGACGACGCCTTACGCCCGCACGGCGTGA
- a CDS encoding antibiotic biosynthesis monooxygenase family protein, translating into MTTDNPSAPSPVSFINIITLKPGKLDEFIAIQTTELPKLAANISGFRESRLHRSLDKDRAVMIATFDTIEDHKRWVAQPEFIAHRARLAPLIESVDNGYGELVYEGRRP; encoded by the coding sequence ATGACCACCGACAATCCTAGCGCGCCAAGCCCCGTCTCCTTCATCAACATCATCACGCTGAAGCCGGGCAAGCTCGATGAGTTCATCGCTATCCAGACCACCGAGCTGCCGAAGCTCGCAGCGAATATCTCGGGCTTTCGTGAAAGCCGGCTGCATCGCTCGCTCGACAAGGATCGCGCGGTGATGATCGCCACCTTTGACACGATCGAGGATCACAAGCGCTGGGTGGCGCAGCCTGAATTCATCGCCCACCGCGCCCGCCTCGCGCCGCTCATCGAAAGCGTCGATAACGGCTATGGTGAACTCGTCTATGAGGGCCGCCGCCCCTAG
- a CDS encoding enoyl-CoA hydratase, producing MSYDTILVETRGKVGLITLNRPQALNALSSVLIGEVNMALDAYERDEAIGCIVITGSPKAFAAGADIKEMQDKRYPDAYLEDFITSWDRVGQRRKPIIAAVAGFALGGGCELAMMCDFIIAADNAKFGQPEIKLGVMPGAGGTQRLTRFVGKAKAMEMCLTGRMMDAAEAERAGLVSRIVPVDSLVEDAVKTATTIAEMSLPIAMMTKESINRAYETTLAEGVRFERRVFHAMFATADQKEGMSAFVEKRAPRFENK from the coding sequence ATGTCCTATGACACCATTCTCGTCGAGACCCGCGGCAAGGTCGGGCTGATCACGCTCAACCGGCCGCAGGCGCTGAACGCGCTGAGCTCGGTGCTGATCGGCGAAGTGAACATGGCGCTCGACGCCTATGAGCGCGACGAGGCGATCGGCTGCATCGTGATCACCGGCTCGCCCAAAGCGTTCGCCGCCGGCGCCGACATCAAGGAGATGCAGGACAAGCGCTATCCCGACGCCTATCTCGAGGACTTCATCACCTCGTGGGATCGTGTTGGCCAGCGTCGCAAACCGATCATCGCCGCAGTCGCCGGCTTTGCGCTCGGCGGCGGCTGCGAGCTTGCGATGATGTGCGATTTCATCATCGCGGCGGATAATGCGAAATTCGGACAGCCCGAGATCAAGCTCGGCGTCATGCCGGGCGCCGGCGGCACCCAGCGGCTGACGCGCTTCGTCGGCAAGGCGAAGGCGATGGAGATGTGCCTCACGGGCCGCATGATGGACGCCGCCGAAGCCGAGCGCGCCGGCCTCGTCTCGCGCATCGTGCCGGTCGATTCGCTTGTCGAGGACGCGGTCAAGACCGCGACCACCATCGCCGAGATGTCGCTGCCGATCGCGATGATGACCAAGGAAAGCATCAACCGCGCTTACGAAACGACGCTCGCAGAAGGCGTTCGCTTTGAGCGCCGCGTGTTCCACGCCATGTTCGCCACCGCCGACCAGAAGGAAGGCATGTCCGCCTTCGTCGAAAAGCGCGCGCCGCGATTCGAGAACAAGTGA
- a CDS encoding threonine/serine dehydratase: protein MTELHAAADAICSINDVRAAAERIAGHAVRTPLLRNATLDALTGGTILIKPEMLQHIGAFKFRGAYNRLVQIAEKDRPKGVVAWSSGNHAQGVAMAAKLLGMPATIIMPIDTPAMKLANTRALGAIVRTYDRYTENREAIGTQIAHESGATIVPPYDDRDIMAGQGTLGIEIMEDAGKQGLIIDDAVICCGGGGLIAGASTAIKALSPSTRVWSAEPATHDDTRRSLEAGTRVSNDPKARSICDAIVTPTPGELTFPVNRARLTGGLAVTDKEALDAVAFARDVLKLVVEPGGAVALACVLSKKLETKGKTIAVVMSGGNIDPETLAKAKRLAA, encoded by the coding sequence ATGACCGAACTTCACGCCGCAGCCGACGCCATCTGCTCCATCAACGACGTGCGCGCCGCGGCGGAACGCATCGCCGGTCACGCCGTGCGCACGCCGCTGTTGCGCAACGCCACGCTCGATGCGCTGACAGGCGGGACGATTCTCATCAAGCCGGAGATGCTGCAGCATATCGGCGCGTTCAAATTCCGCGGCGCCTATAACAGGCTCGTCCAGATCGCGGAAAAAGACAGGCCGAAGGGCGTCGTCGCCTGGTCCTCCGGTAATCATGCGCAGGGCGTCGCCATGGCGGCGAAACTGCTCGGCATGCCGGCGACGATCATCATGCCGATCGACACGCCGGCGATGAAGCTCGCCAACACGCGCGCGCTCGGCGCGATCGTGCGCACCTATGATCGCTACACCGAAAACCGCGAGGCGATCGGAACCCAGATCGCGCACGAATCCGGCGCGACCATCGTGCCCCCCTATGACGATCGCGACATCATGGCCGGGCAGGGCACGCTTGGCATCGAGATCATGGAGGATGCGGGCAAGCAGGGCCTCATCATCGACGACGCCGTGATCTGTTGCGGCGGCGGCGGACTGATCGCCGGCGCCTCGACCGCAATCAAGGCGCTGTCGCCTTCAACGCGCGTCTGGTCGGCGGAGCCTGCGACTCACGACGACACGCGCCGCTCGCTCGAAGCGGGAACGCGCGTCTCCAACGATCCCAAGGCGCGCTCGATCTGCGACGCCATCGTGACGCCGACGCCGGGCGAACTCACCTTCCCGGTCAATCGCGCGCGCCTCACGGGCGGCCTCGCCGTCACGGACAAGGAAGCGCTCGACGCCGTCGCCTTCGCGCGCGACGTGCTGAAGCTCGTGGTCGAGCCGGGCGGCGCGGTGGCGCTCGCCTGCGTGCTGTCGAAGAAGCTCGAGACAAAGGGCAAAACGATCGCGGTCGTCATGTCCGGCGGTAATATCGATCCGGAGACGCTGGCGAAGGCGAAGCGGCTCGCCGCCTGA
- a CDS encoding ActS/PrrB/RegB family redox-sensitive histidine kinase: MTDVSEAGVFNGPFTRTDESPRLRLDTLVKLRWLAVAGQSAAVLITHLGLRFPVPLGWCFLVIAVSAWLNVALRIRYPLSVRVGENAAALLLGYDIVQLSALLYLTGGLQNPFAMLLLAPALISATTLPPRLTAALGVLTACLSGLLTIRHEPLPWFPGHTLALPASYVGGIWIAILLGIAFTGVYAWRVAQEARDLAQALAATELVLAREQHLSQLDGLAAAAAHELGTPLATIALVARELDKTVPKDAPYADDIAILRDQVARCRDILGKLTSLDHDTGDPLQTLTIQQLVEEIIEPLRSPEVTIDVTFNGVGDAPTCRRNPGMMYGLENLVENAVDFAAGRVAIEGRWSPAGVELTVRDDGPGFAPDVLMRLGEPYLRSRADGRRAKGGDEGGGLGLGLFIAKTLLERSGAALDMANVDPPDAGAVVTVAWPRAQFERRG; the protein is encoded by the coding sequence ATGACTGACGTTTCCGAGGCCGGCGTATTCAACGGCCCGTTCACGCGCACCGACGAGAGCCCGCGTCTCCGGCTCGACACGCTGGTGAAATTGCGCTGGCTCGCGGTGGCGGGCCAGAGCGCCGCCGTGCTGATCACCCATCTCGGGCTGCGCTTTCCCGTGCCGCTCGGCTGGTGCTTCCTCGTCATCGCCGTCTCGGCCTGGCTCAACGTCGCGCTGCGCATCCGCTATCCCCTGAGCGTGCGCGTCGGCGAAAACGCAGCGGCGCTGCTGCTCGGCTACGACATCGTGCAGCTCTCGGCGCTGCTCTATCTCACCGGCGGCCTGCAGAACCCGTTCGCGATGCTGCTGCTCGCGCCGGCGCTAATCTCCGCAACGACGTTGCCGCCGCGACTGACGGCGGCGCTTGGCGTGCTGACCGCATGTCTGTCCGGATTGCTCACCATCAGGCACGAACCATTACCCTGGTTTCCCGGCCATACGCTGGCGCTGCCGGCCTCCTATGTCGGCGGCATCTGGATCGCGATCCTGCTCGGCATCGCCTTCACCGGCGTCTATGCCTGGCGCGTGGCGCAGGAGGCGCGCGATCTCGCGCAGGCGCTGGCGGCAACCGAACTTGTGCTGGCGCGCGAGCAGCATCTGTCGCAGCTCGACGGTCTCGCCGCCGCCGCGGCGCATGAGCTCGGCACGCCTCTCGCCACCATTGCGCTCGTCGCGCGCGAACTCGACAAGACCGTGCCGAAGGATGCGCCCTACGCCGACGATATCGCGATCCTGCGCGATCAGGTGGCGCGCTGCCGCGATATCTTGGGGAAACTGACATCACTCGATCATGACACGGGCGATCCCCTGCAGACGCTGACGATCCAGCAGCTTGTCGAGGAGATCATCGAGCCGCTGCGCTCGCCCGAAGTGACGATCGACGTCACGTTCAATGGCGTTGGCGACGCGCCCACCTGCCGGCGCAATCCCGGCATGATGTACGGCCTCGAAAATCTGGTCGAGAACGCTGTCGATTTCGCCGCGGGCCGCGTTGCGATCGAGGGACGCTGGTCGCCGGCCGGCGTCGAGCTGACGGTGCGTGATGATGGGCCGGGCTTCGCGCCCGACGTGCTCATGCGGCTCGGCGAACCTTATCTGCGATCCCGCGCCGACGGGCGCCGGGCCAAGGGCGGAGATGAGGGCGGCGGACTCGGGCTGGGGCTCTTCATCGCGAAAACACTGCTTGAACGGTCAGGAGCTGCGCTCGACATGGCGAATGTCGATCCGCCTGACGCCGGCGCCGTCGTGACGGTCGCCTGGCCACGCGCCCAGTTTGAACGGCGGGGATAA
- a CDS encoding ActR/PrrA/RegA family redox response regulator transcription factor has product MTPDTVRPGPAPSLLILDDDKVFLERLGRAMEGRGYAVRTADSVAAGLAAVDVDPPAFAVIDMRLGDGNGLDVIARLHEKRPDARAVVLTGYGNIATAVTAVKLGAYDYMAKPADADEIHHALMGVTGERAPPENPMSADRVRWEHIQRVYELCNRNVSETARRLNMHRRTLQRILAKRAPR; this is encoded by the coding sequence ATGACCCCCGATACTGTCCGGCCCGGCCCGGCCCCCAGCCTTCTGATCCTCGACGACGACAAGGTGTTCCTCGAACGTCTCGGGCGGGCGATGGAGGGGCGCGGCTATGCGGTCAGGACAGCCGACAGCGTCGCCGCCGGCCTCGCAGCCGTCGACGTCGATCCCCCGGCCTTCGCCGTGATCGACATGCGGCTCGGCGACGGCAACGGCCTCGACGTCATCGCCCGCCTGCACGAGAAGCGCCCTGACGCCCGCGCCGTAGTGCTGACAGGCTACGGCAACATCGCAACGGCGGTGACGGCCGTGAAACTCGGCGCCTATGACTATATGGCGAAGCCCGCCGACGCCGATGAAATCCACCACGCGCTTATGGGCGTGACAGGTGAGCGCGCGCCTCCGGAAAATCCGATGTCCGCCGATCGCGTGCGCTGGGAGCACATCCAGCGCGTCTATGAGCTGTGCAATCGCAATGTGTCCGAGACGGCGCGGCGGCTCAACATGCATCGCCGCACCTTGCAGCGCATTCTCGCCAAGCGTGCGCCGCGATAA
- a CDS encoding OmpA family protein: MGRTGAVAIGVAAGLAGGLMAAEGARRLEDVRQRRQEVREGDALIVREPGRTIVQEGDRVFIQRDENQRFRDSGFNVRTERRGDDFYAVYDRPGGEQVVTVTDADGRMLRRVRRFPDGREIVLIDNSLGRRATTFDDYVVEVPPPPLRIPRERYVVDAGRADETMIYETLVAPPVAPLPQRYTLDQVRYSYGLRAHMRSVDVDTINFDSGSWTVTQDQAGRLSAIAQAIRQALQRSPNEVFLVEGYTDATGADIDNLSLSDRRAQSVAEVLTRDFGVPPENLTTQGYGEQYLKINTQEAARENRRVVVRRITPLLNGQTAQQ; the protein is encoded by the coding sequence ATGGGTCGGACCGGCGCTGTGGCGATCGGAGTCGCAGCCGGTCTGGCAGGCGGCCTGATGGCCGCGGAGGGCGCGCGCCGTCTCGAAGACGTTCGCCAGCGTCGGCAGGAGGTGCGAGAGGGCGATGCGCTGATCGTGCGCGAACCCGGTCGCACCATCGTGCAGGAAGGCGATCGGGTCTTCATCCAGCGCGACGAGAATCAGCGCTTCCGCGACAGCGGCTTCAATGTTCGCACCGAGCGTCGCGGCGACGACTTCTATGCGGTCTATGACAGGCCGGGCGGTGAGCAGGTGGTCACCGTCACCGACGCGGATGGCCGGATGCTGCGCCGCGTGCGTCGCTTCCCTGATGGACGCGAGATCGTGCTGATCGACAATTCGCTCGGCCGGCGCGCGACCACCTTCGACGATTATGTCGTCGAAGTGCCGCCGCCTCCGCTGCGGATTCCGCGCGAGCGCTACGTCGTCGACGCCGGTCGCGCCGATGAAACGATGATCTACGAAACGCTCGTCGCGCCGCCGGTCGCGCCTTTGCCGCAGCGCTACACGCTCGATCAGGTGCGCTATAGCTATGGTCTGCGCGCGCATATGCGCAGCGTCGATGTCGACACGATCAATTTCGACAGCGGCTCATGGACGGTCACGCAAGATCAGGCCGGGCGGCTGAGCGCGATCGCGCAGGCGATTCGTCAGGCGTTGCAGCGCAGTCCGAACGAGGTGTTCCTGGTCGAAGGCTACACGGATGCGACCGGCGCCGATATCGACAATCTCTCGCTGTCGGATCGTCGCGCACAATCAGTCGCCGAAGTGCTGACGCGGGATTTCGGCGTGCCGCCGGAGAATCTGACGACGCAGGGCTACGGCGAGCAATATCTCAAGATCAATACGCAGGAAGCGGCGCGTGAAAATCGTCGCGTCGTCGTGCGCCGCATCACGCCGCTGCTGAACGGCCAGACCGCGCAGCAGTGA
- a CDS encoding MmcB family DNA repair protein, translated as MLSRPDRTREICRGVTRHLAQRGYATVAEMTFANGRRADVFAMGPDGEIVVVEVKSGWEDFRVDQKWPDYRDYCDRFYFAVDVDFPQDVVPADVGLIVADGYGGEMLREAPSHPLAAARRRALMIAFAQLSSRRLLTAIDPEALRDIVE; from the coding sequence ATGCTCAGCCGTCCTGACCGCACCCGTGAAATATGCCGCGGCGTCACGCGTCATCTCGCACAGCGCGGCTACGCCACTGTGGCGGAGATGACCTTTGCGAACGGCCGCCGCGCCGACGTGTTCGCGATGGGGCCTGACGGCGAGATTGTCGTTGTCGAGGTGAAATCGGGCTGGGAGGATTTTCGCGTCGATCAGAAATGGCCCGACTATCGTGATTATTGCGATCGATTCTATTTCGCCGTCGATGTCGATTTTCCGCAGGACGTCGTGCCCGCAGATGTCGGGCTTATTGTCGCTGACGGATATGGCGGCGAAATGCTTCGCGAGGCGCCGTCGCATCCCTTGGCCGCAGCGCGTCGACGCGCGCTGATGATCGCCTTCGCGCAATTATCATCGCGTCGTCTGCTTACGGCGATTGATCCAGAAGCGCTGCGCGATATCGTGGAATAG
- a CDS encoding enoyl-CoA hydratase/isomerase family protein, translating to MSVELKKQEDEPELLHAVADNVMTITLNRPRTRNALTYAMYEGVASLCAEALNREDVRAIILTGVPRAFAAGTDIAQFRDLRTREDALAYEAKIERVVRQIEDCARPTIAAISGACTGGGAMLAVACDLRIATRDARIGFPIARTLGNCLSVANYARLESLIGAARVKDLVFTARLISGEEAANAGFVSETVDDHATLMARARELALTIAGHAPLTLQATKTALHRLRRRAAEVDGDDLVTACYLSEDFREGIEAFLAKRQPAWRGK from the coding sequence ATGAGTGTGGAGTTAAAGAAGCAGGAAGACGAACCCGAATTGCTGCACGCCGTCGCGGACAACGTGATGACAATCACATTGAATCGTCCCCGCACGCGCAATGCGCTGACCTACGCCATGTATGAGGGCGTCGCCTCGTTGTGCGCCGAGGCGTTGAATCGCGAAGATGTGCGCGCGATCATCCTGACGGGCGTTCCCCGGGCTTTCGCCGCCGGCACGGACATCGCCCAGTTCCGCGATCTCAGGACGCGCGAGGACGCGCTCGCCTACGAGGCAAAGATCGAGCGGGTTGTCCGCCAGATCGAGGATTGCGCTCGACCCACCATTGCGGCGATTTCCGGCGCCTGCACAGGCGGCGGGGCGATGCTCGCGGTCGCCTGCGACCTCCGAATTGCGACGCGTGATGCGCGCATCGGCTTTCCCATCGCCCGCACGCTCGGCAATTGCCTTTCGGTCGCGAACTATGCGCGGCTGGAAAGCCTGATCGGCGCGGCGCGGGTCAAGGACCTCGTCTTCACAGCGCGTCTGATCAGCGGCGAGGAAGCCGCGAACGCGGGCTTCGTCAGCGAGACTGTGGACGATCATGCGACCCTTATGGCCCGCGCCCGCGAGCTCGCGCTGACCATCGCCGGCCATGCGCCGCTGACGCTGCAGGCGACGAAGACGGCGCTGCATCGTCTGCGCCGTCGCGCGGCTGAAGTCGATGGAGATGATCTCGTCACCGCCTGCTACCTCAGCGAGGATTTCCGCGAGGGCATCGAGGCTTTCCTCGCCAAGCGTCAACCGGCATGGCGGGGCAAATAG